A region from the Vicia villosa cultivar HV-30 ecotype Madison, WI linkage group LG3, Vvil1.0, whole genome shotgun sequence genome encodes:
- the LOC131658910 gene encoding uncharacterized protein LOC131658910: protein MVTKTSSAKRHIDDLAETFKFVRSFDMRLNPEKCTFRVQAGKFLSFMLTSRGIEANPHKCQAIPDMRSPSSKIEVHELTGRLAALSRLLSCEGDKAIHFFMRFWKTKEIEWTLACEEVFLDVKWFLSSPPILTRPGDNSPLVLYLSVTNYAMSSVLVQEGEDGERPVYYISKVLKGAERSGAELVLEGPGDFVLEYSLCFKFQASNNQDEYEAPIAGIALVEEVGVTHLVLKTDSQLVASQVKGEYQEKDISLQKYMIKTHELAQGFSEFEIIHIPREENIRDDVLARLASTKGPGLNKTVIQETLESPCIESEEVMPIEHQTGWMTPIIQYLTSGVLPSDPDQAVKVRKIVVRYTRVGRKLYKMRRSTSLLRCVPETDVRVVMMEVHEGACGSHIAGRALAGKILREGYYRPTLRQDYSDFWGADMLGPFPIAPGQLKFVIVVVDYFTKWIEAKAVARISAEKVRRFYRRNIICRFGLPGIIVTATRPNLQALQWLISTKASGFIIGSLQWNILKPTAKPKLLLK from the exons ATGGTGACCAAGACTTCGTCAGCCAAGCGACACATCGATGATCTAGCTGAGACTTTTAAATTTGTAAGAAGCTTCGACATGAGGTTGAACCCGGAGAAGTGTACCTTCAGGGTTCAGGCCGGGAAGTTTCTCAGCTTTATGCTCACTAGCCGGGGGATTGAGGCCAATCCTCACAAATGCCAAGCAATCCCGGACATGAGAAGTCCTTCGTCCAAAATAGAAGTTCATGAATTAACGGGTAGACTTGCTGCTCTATCACGACTCCTATCTTGTGAAGGAGACAAGGCCATTCACTTCTTCATGAGGTTTTGGAAGACCAAGGAGATTGAGTGGACACTAGCTTGTGAGGAGGTGTTCCTAGATGTCAAATGGTTTTTATCATCTCCACCAATCTTGACCAGACCGGGGGATAATTCTCCACTAGTACTCTACTTGTCCGTGACTAATTATGCAATGAGTTCGGTTCTAGTTCAAGAAGGTGAAGATGGGGAAAGACCGGTGTATTACATAAGCAAAGTTCTAAAAGGTGCAGAGAGGAG TGGAGCCGAGTTAGTGTTGGAGGGGCCCGGTGATTTCGTGCTAGAGTATTCTCTATGTTTCAAGTTCCAGGCTAGCAACAACCAGGATGAGTATGAAGCACCGATTGCAGGAATTGCGCTAGTTGAGGAAGTGGGTGTAACTCATCTGGTATTAAAAACTGACTCTCAGTTGGTAGCATCGCAGGTAAAAGGTGAATACCAGGAAAAGGACATCTCCTTGCAAAAGTATATGATCAAAACCCATGAGTTGGCTCAAGGTTTCTCCGAGTTTGAGATTATACACATTCCACGGGAGGAGAACATCAGGGACGACGTATTAGCCCGACTGGCTAGTACCAAAGGTCCGGGTTTGAATAAAACGGTGATCCAAGAGACACTTGAAAGTCCATGCATCGAGTCGGAAGAAGTTATGCCCATAGAGCATCAAACAGGATGGATGACTCCAATCATTCAATATTTGACTTCCGGTGTGTTACCCAGTGACCCAGATCAGGCCGTGAAGGTTAGGAAGATTGTTGTAAGATACACTAGGGTGGGGAGAAAACTGTACAAGATGCGGCGGTCTACTTCGTTGTTAAGATGTGTGCCCGAAACTGACGTCAGGGTGGTAATGATGGAGGTACATGAAGGAGCATGTGGCTCTCATATCGCCGGGAGAGCACTGGCGGGAAAAATACTCCGAGAAGGATACTATCGGCCCACGTTACGACAAGATTATTCCGACTTC TGGGGTGCTGACATGCTAGGTCCATTTCCCATCGCTCCCGGACAGCTTAAATTCGTAATTGTGGTGGTCGATTACTTTACAAAGTGGATCGAGGCTAAAGCAGTAGCTCGGATATCTGCCGAGAAGGTACGTCGTTTTTACAGGAGGAATATTATATGTAGGTTTGGCTTACCCGGGATCATCGTGACGGCAACTAGACCCAATTTGCAAGCGCTTCAGTGGTTAATTTCTACAAAGGCCTCGGGATTCATAATAGGTTCACTTCAGTGGAACATCCTTAAGCCAACAGCCAAGCCGAAGCTTCTACTAAAGTAA